One window from the genome of Candidatus Chlorohelix allophototropha encodes:
- a CDS encoding GlsB/YeaQ/YmgE family stress response membrane protein produces the protein MQDLKDWQDLVIFFLLGLVMGLLAELAARRKIWIPTLQRLMAAVLGIVGGFLGSLVFNDLFGLLNEPILDHVSIVPVLIGTLLLLVPWWLIRSGRTKLSANQKWRKNYWRK, from the coding sequence ATGCAAGACCTTAAAGACTGGCAAGATTTGGTTATTTTCTTCTTACTCGGCTTGGTAATGGGCTTATTGGCAGAATTGGCAGCGCGTCGCAAAATCTGGATTCCCACCCTCCAGCGTTTGATGGCAGCAGTGCTGGGAATTGTAGGCGGGTTCTTAGGTTCACTTGTCTTTAATGATTTATTTGGCTTACTAAATGAGCCGATTCTGGATCATGTCTCAATTGTACCTGTTTTAATTGGAACACTACTTCTTTTAGTGCCGTGGTGGTTGATTCGCTCAGGACGCACCAAGCTTTCCGCCAATCAGAAATGGCGTAAAAATTACTGGCGAAAGTGA
- a CDS encoding cyclase family protein: protein MNFNKLYDVSVPIHPGLKVWPGDPLLEIEQADKISEGATANVSRIKMSVHTGTHLDAPVHFIEGATGIDTLPLEALVGTVLVVEINPSGAHIEATDLEKLDLPDTFERIIFKTRNSEFWNDNTYFRRDFVAINPSGAEWLLQHGVKLIGIDYLSIERFDCEDYRTHHLLLSNRVVIVEGLDLRAIEPGEYTLMALPLKIENADGAPARVLLAK from the coding sequence TTGAATTTTAACAAGCTCTACGATGTAAGTGTACCGATCCATCCCGGCTTGAAAGTGTGGCCCGGAGACCCTTTGCTTGAGATTGAGCAAGCCGATAAAATCTCGGAAGGGGCAACTGCCAACGTTTCGCGGATAAAAATGAGCGTGCATACCGGAACGCATCTGGATGCGCCTGTTCATTTTATTGAAGGGGCTACCGGAATTGATACTCTCCCGCTTGAGGCGTTGGTCGGTACTGTGCTGGTGGTTGAAATTAACCCTAGCGGGGCACACATCGAAGCAACTGACCTTGAGAAATTAGACTTGCCCGATACGTTTGAGCGTATCATCTTCAAAACCCGCAACTCTGAGTTCTGGAATGATAACACTTATTTCAGGCGCGATTTCGTAGCGATTAACCCTAGTGGCGCAGAATGGTTGCTGCAACACGGGGTAAAGCTTATCGGGATTGATTATCTCAGTATTGAACGGTTTGATTGTGAAGATTATCGCACCCATCACCTGCTACTCTCAAACAGGGTAGTTATTGTGGAGGGGTTAGACTTACGCGCTATCGAACCGGGCGAATATACCCTAATGGCGCTTCCTCTTAAAATCGAAAATGCCGATGGCGCACCTGCGCGAGTTTTGCTGGCAAAATAG